In Drosophila santomea strain STO CAGO 1482 unplaced genomic scaffold, Prin_Dsan_1.1 Segkk69_quiver_pilon_scaf, whole genome shotgun sequence, a single window of DNA contains:
- the LOC120457644 gene encoding histone-lysine N-methyltransferase 2B-like: MSATTVMHHTTRLAARGQKVKGPVEGQGRSGGRRMPNPRSTRTPRRGAEDERGEDPEPVVTSDESELEWEEDPKEERRTWRLKRAMSGADNRILPGTAPAFEEARQNPRGSGGTSAAMANAIVKMRKLEADRVAARGAPQSERMAAREEYEAAKAARVRMQQRAARHEIQQRARTKEEEEKKWLKELERAEKEECAAWELVPWHEGEEAGGKGGEVPATPRYIHSEEMVKEGTPEPSPPPSPIASTRIPPTPRPRHWPPSPPPNPVPTVRPPTAPPTHPEPQDPVGDQDPPIPHARVSHQVREYTEGGRRWRQQFVTWTWPVTPEGPEEEEAPVHDGGAPPTPDTTAELEKGPWVWPSPKDTPRPGLQRQSSAPSFGVPASRPSWVRMASASEVQRWAPIPEAEWPAGVMEEPVIRDAKRRGSRRCVVLHRGNKRFRVRVAATGIRLFGLVNECPGS, encoded by the coding sequence ATGAGCGCAACTACCGTGATGCACCACACGACGAGGCTGGCCGCTAGGGGTCAGAAGGTCAAAGGACCCGTCGAGGGGCAAGGACGGTCGGGGGGTAGGCGTATGCCTAATCCTCGGTCCACCCGAACTCCAAGGCGCGGTGCCGAAGACGAGCGGGGAGAGGACCCGGAGCCCGTGGTCACATCAGACGAAAGCGAGCTGGAGTGGGAGGAGGACCCGAAGGAGGAAAGGAGGACCTGGCGGCTGAAGAGGGCCATGAGCGGGGCCGATAACCGGATCCTTCCGGGGACCGCGCCGGCGTTCGAGGAGGCCAGACAGAACCCTAGAGGGAGCGGGGGGACGTCAGCGGCGATGGCAAACGCCATCGTGAAGATGCGGAAGCTGGAGGCCGACCGAGTGGCGGCCAGGGGAGCCCCACAGTCGGAACGGATGGCAGCGAGGGAGGAGTATGAGGCCGCCAAGGCAGCGCGCGTCCGCATGCAGCAACGGGCGGCCAGGCACGAAATCCAGCAGAGAGCGAGGaccaaggaggaggaggagaagaagTGGCTCAAGGAGCTCGAAAGGGCAGAGAAGGAGGAGTGCGCGGCGTGGGAGCTGGTTCCCTGGCACGAGGGGGAAGAAGCCGGTGGCAAAGGGGGAGAAGTACCCGCCACTCCGCGGTACATTCATTCGGAGGAGATGGTAAAGGAAGGAACCCCGGAGCCGTCCCCACCCCCGTCACCCATAGCGTCAACAAGGATCCCACCTACGCCCCGGCCACGGCACTGGCCACCCAGCCCCCCACCCAACCCGGTGCCGACCGTCCGTCCACCCACGGCTCCGCCAACCCACCCGGAACCCCAGGACCCCGTGGGAGACCAGGACCCTCCGATCCCGCACGCCAGGGTGTCGCACCAAGTGAGGGAGTATACGGAAGGAGGCAGACGATGGCGGCAACAATTCGTCACTTGGACCTGGCCGGTTACCCCCGAAGGACCTGAGGAAGAAGAGGCGCCGGTCCATGACGGTGGGGCTCCGCCAACCCCGGACACGACGGCCGAGCTGGAGAAGGGGCCATGGGTGTGGCCATCACCCAAGGACACCCCAAGGCCCGGACTCCAGCGGCAGTCATCCGCTCCATCGTTTGGTGTACCCGCATCCCGGCCGTCCTGGGTGCGGATGGCATCTGCGTCGGAGGTCCAGCGGTGGGCTCCGATTCCGGAGGCGGAATGGCCCGCGGGAGTCATGGAGGAGCCGGTAATCCGGGACGCCAAGCGCCGAGGTAGCCGCCGGTGCGTGGTCCTGCACCGCGGAAATAAGAGGTTCCGAGTGAGGGTAGCGGCGACGGGGATCCGTTTGTTCGGGCTGGTGAACGAGTGTCCGGGTAGCTGA